The Pseudodesulfovibrio sp. zrk46 genome contains a region encoding:
- a CDS encoding division/cell wall cluster transcriptional repressor MraZ, protein MKFFGLAYRNLDAKGRLLLPPEFRDSILSDIPEGYVVLTIYNNQIIGITPAQWEHIVEELDRIKAPSNELEETKMLLYSNYVQAPVSKQGRIAIPAHLRQNGNIGTEMEVVVFGAGNRFEIRPKEKYTNMLNKERDVSGELRENNANLGI, encoded by the coding sequence ATGAAGTTTTTTGGTCTTGCATACAGAAACCTGGACGCCAAGGGCCGGCTGCTTTTGCCGCCCGAGTTCCGGGACAGCATCCTCTCGGACATTCCCGAGGGGTATGTAGTGCTGACCATCTACAACAATCAGATCATCGGCATCACCCCTGCCCAGTGGGAACACATCGTTGAGGAACTCGACCGGATCAAGGCTCCGTCCAATGAGCTGGAAGAGACCAAGATGCTTCTCTACTCCAACTATGTCCAAGCGCCGGTCAGCAAACAGGGACGCATCGCCATTCCCGCGCACCTGCGACAGAACGGCAATATCGGGACCGAAATGGAAGTAGTGGTCTTCGGCGCGGGCAACCGCTTCGAGATACGACCGAAGGAGAAGTACACCAACATGCTCAATAAGGAACGCGATGTTTCGGGCGAGCTGCGCGAAAACAACGCCAACCTGGGGATTTAG
- a CDS encoding HD domain-containing protein, with amino-acid sequence MSVIIRKSLLELLFSGAFMKRWNDKLRPMELVEVDKQAHKMIVAWLLFLLNSRDMDVARKRALGESIVEGGLFDYLYRLVITDIKPPVFYRIKENPDDYRTLTNWVLNELRPRIMPLGEDFMNRMGDYLMQPEDKGLARRILHAAHLYASYSEFKLLKSINQMDHELTEIEDSFIDRLKDMRDLKGVPELLDDDNNVLGRFARMCGRLRFQKRWSQTPRVPETSVLGHMFIVAAYSWFFSIEVGACRARAQNNFFAGLFHDLPELLTRDIISPVKGASQEIGDLIHEYEIRELNRVVLEPLKEGGYTDITDRLEYFLGLEVGSEFKATIVRDGKTIELAEDEISQHNQDTLDPKDGPLLKVCDSLAAYIEAHTALKNGISSDQLHHALYRIRNRYNETPVIAGVQVSALLADFD; translated from the coding sequence ATGTCAGTCATCATCAGAAAGAGTCTTCTTGAACTGCTCTTTTCCGGCGCGTTCATGAAGCGTTGGAACGACAAGCTCCGCCCCATGGAATTGGTGGAGGTGGATAAGCAGGCGCACAAAATGATCGTGGCCTGGCTTCTCTTCCTGCTCAACTCGCGGGACATGGACGTGGCCCGAAAACGCGCCCTTGGCGAATCCATCGTGGAAGGTGGCCTCTTCGACTATCTCTACCGTCTCGTCATCACGGACATCAAACCGCCCGTCTTTTACCGCATCAAGGAAAACCCGGACGACTACCGCACCCTGACCAATTGGGTGCTCAATGAGCTCCGTCCGCGCATCATGCCGCTGGGCGAAGACTTCATGAACCGCATGGGAGACTATCTCATGCAGCCCGAGGACAAGGGCCTTGCCCGTCGCATCCTCCACGCCGCCCATCTCTACGCCAGCTATTCCGAATTCAAGCTCCTCAAATCCATCAACCAGATGGACCACGAACTCACCGAGATCGAGGACAGTTTCATCGATCGTCTCAAGGACATGCGCGACCTCAAAGGTGTCCCGGAACTGCTCGATGACGACAACAACGTGCTCGGCCGTTTTGCCCGCATGTGCGGACGCCTCCGCTTCCAGAAGCGCTGGTCCCAGACGCCCCGCGTGCCCGAGACCTCGGTCCTCGGCCACATGTTCATCGTGGCCGCCTACTCCTGGTTCTTCAGCATCGAAGTCGGCGCCTGCCGCGCCCGCGCCCAGAACAACTTTTTCGCCGGCCTGTTCCACGACCTGCCCGAACTGCTGACCCGCGACATCATCTCGCCCGTCAAAGGTGCATCCCAGGAGATCGGCGATCTCATTCATGAATACGAAATCCGCGAGCTCAACCGCGTGGTGCTCGAGCCTCTCAAAGAAGGCGGCTACACCGACATCACCGATCGCCTCGAATATTTCCTTGGCCTCGAGGTCGGCAGCGAATTCAAGGCCACCATCGTCCGCGACGGCAAGACCATCGAACTGGCCGAAGACGAGATTTCCCAACACAATCAGGACACCCTCGACCCCAAGGATGGCCCGCTCCTCAAGGTCTGCGACTCTCTCGCCGCCTACATCGAAGCGCATACCGCACTCAAGAACGGCATCTCCTCGGACCAGCTGCACCACGCGCTCTACCGAATCCGGAACCGCTACAACGAAACCCCGGTCATCGCCGGCGTCCAGGTCAGCGCCCTTTTGGCAGACTTCGATTAG
- a CDS encoding DUF3108 domain-containing protein, whose protein sequence is MKKIIFLITTLAILMAAATAQAGVRVPFGPGEKLTYEIHWTFIHAGDAILEVMPDTEMNGVPARHFKATAKTVPWVDKIYKVRDTLEAWTDMDVNYALRYKKDQNEGTYHKNVDLIFDKDTNQSLRYVRGELKHTLEQPLNVFDPMSILYSFRKQILYKTMEFGANVTDGKKSVVGEAYVAGVEDVETPMGKIRAFKVNLNTKHLSGVFKKSKDAELVVWFSADNRRIPVKVRSKVKVGHFTLELVDYQPPTEQASN, encoded by the coding sequence ATGAAAAAAATTATTTTCCTGATAACGACACTGGCGATACTGATGGCAGCGGCCACGGCACAGGCCGGCGTCAGGGTCCCCTTCGGACCGGGCGAAAAGCTGACATATGAAATCCACTGGACTTTTATCCACGCGGGCGACGCCATACTGGAAGTCATGCCTGATACCGAAATGAACGGGGTCCCGGCACGCCACTTCAAAGCCACGGCCAAGACCGTCCCGTGGGTGGACAAGATCTATAAGGTTCGCGACACCCTTGAAGCGTGGACTGACATGGATGTGAACTACGCCCTGCGCTACAAGAAAGACCAAAACGAAGGCACCTACCACAAAAACGTGGACCTGATCTTTGACAAGGATACGAACCAGTCCCTTCGATACGTTCGTGGAGAGCTGAAACACACACTGGAACAGCCCCTCAATGTTTTCGACCCCATGTCCATCCTCTACAGCTTCCGCAAGCAGATTCTGTACAAGACCATGGAGTTTGGAGCCAATGTCACCGATGGCAAAAAGAGCGTAGTGGGCGAGGCCTATGTTGCTGGTGTAGAGGATGTGGAAACGCCAATGGGCAAAATCCGCGCCTTCAAGGTGAATCTCAACACCAAGCACTTGTCCGGCGTTTTCAAAAAAAGCAAGGACGCGGAACTCGTAGTCTGGTTTTCCGCTGACAATCGACGTATCCCGGTGAAAGTCCGTTCCAAGGTCAAGGTCGGTCACTTCACCCTCGAACTTGTGGATTATCAACCACCTACGGAGCAAGCCTCCAACTAA
- the rsmH gene encoding 16S rRNA (cytosine(1402)-N(4))-methyltransferase RsmH has product MSDQVRPESLHTTVLLHEVIEWLRPKAGGRYMDGTLGMGGHSLALMQAAGGKAELCGLDRDKMALGLATKRLEEFADVAHLFHLPFSEFEEALDELGWDEIDGAVLDLGVSSLQLDEAERGFSFIHDGPLDMRMNPDAGESAADLVNTLKHGDLARIIRVYGEDPLAGKIASAILKARDKEEITRTLQLAEIVRLAYPPKMRHTARNHPATRTFQGLRIAVNRELEELEYYLKTIVGRLKPGGRVAIISFHSLEDRAVKHAFRDAAKGCKCPPHQLHCTCGGVPEVKVLTKKPQLPSEDEMKVNSRSRSAKLRVAEKLATDGEEV; this is encoded by the coding sequence ATGTCGGATCAAGTCAGACCGGAATCCCTGCATACAACGGTTCTTTTACATGAAGTGATCGAGTGGCTTCGGCCCAAGGCAGGGGGACGTTACATGGACGGCACCCTTGGCATGGGCGGTCACAGCCTGGCGCTGATGCAAGCGGCAGGCGGCAAGGCCGAGCTCTGCGGACTCGACCGGGATAAAATGGCACTGGGACTGGCGACAAAGCGTCTTGAGGAATTCGCTGACGTCGCACACCTGTTCCACCTGCCCTTTTCCGAGTTCGAAGAAGCACTGGACGAGCTGGGCTGGGATGAGATAGACGGCGCGGTCCTGGACCTCGGCGTTTCATCCCTGCAACTCGATGAAGCTGAAAGAGGATTCAGTTTCATCCATGACGGGCCGCTCGATATGCGCATGAACCCGGACGCCGGCGAATCCGCCGCCGACCTGGTGAATACGCTCAAACATGGAGATCTGGCGCGGATCATCCGAGTCTACGGGGAAGACCCCCTGGCCGGGAAGATAGCGTCTGCCATTTTGAAAGCAAGGGACAAAGAAGAGATTACGAGGACTCTTCAACTCGCGGAGATCGTGCGACTGGCCTACCCGCCCAAGATGCGGCACACGGCCCGGAACCACCCCGCAACCCGAACCTTTCAGGGACTGCGAATCGCAGTCAACAGGGAACTAGAGGAACTGGAATACTACCTTAAAACCATAGTCGGACGCCTTAAACCGGGCGGCCGAGTTGCGATCATCTCGTTTCACTCCCTGGAGGACAGGGCCGTGAAGCATGCATTTCGGGACGCCGCCAAAGGCTGCAAATGCCCCCCGCATCAGCTCCACTGTACCTGCGGCGGTGTACCCGAAGTGAAAGTGCTTACCAAAAAACCGCAACTGCCGTCCGAAGATGAAATGAAGGTGAACTCCCGCAGCCGCAGCGCAAAGCTCCGTGTTGCCGAGAAGCTCGCCACCGACGGAGAGGAAGTATGA
- a CDS encoding CBS domain-containing protein: MMLRKRAWDMMRDDFPVVQEDASLAEAIRVMRKSMVEDPDSQVVVVRTKSGKLKGAINLWKLFKAVKKSVLKDENLKVDGNVDWDQQFANACLICTQMRLDDYLITDPPILKPNEPILLVLDLFIKSRRDWALVVEGDRVMGVVYVTDVYREMTRDMVQVF, from the coding sequence ATGATGCTCAGAAAGCGCGCCTGGGATATGATGCGCGACGATTTCCCGGTAGTTCAGGAAGACGCTAGCCTGGCCGAGGCCATCCGAGTCATGCGCAAGAGCATGGTGGAAGATCCGGACTCTCAGGTGGTCGTAGTTCGTACCAAGTCCGGCAAGCTGAAGGGTGCCATCAATCTGTGGAAGCTCTTCAAGGCCGTAAAGAAGTCTGTGCTCAAGGACGAGAACCTCAAGGTAGATGGCAACGTGGACTGGGATCAGCAGTTTGCCAACGCCTGTCTCATCTGCACGCAGATGCGTCTGGACGATTATCTGATCACTGATCCGCCCATCCTCAAGCCAAATGAGCCCATCCTGCTGGTGCTCGATCTCTTCATCAAGTCCCGCCGCGACTGGGCGCTGGTTGTAGAAGGTGATCGCGTCATGGGTGTGGTGTATGTGACTGACGTTTATCGGGAGATGACTCGCGATATGGTTCAGGTTTTTTAG
- a CDS encoding helix-turn-helix transcriptional regulator encodes MSKLFGDYIRAKREALRKDSPEFSIRKVAKRIGIHHSYLSKIERGEPASLSEKKMVALADELGTDPELLLAMNGKISEEVRRAVFEDPEWVVSILNQIKNGRDGS; translated from the coding sequence GTGAGTAAGTTATTTGGGGACTACATTCGAGCGAAACGCGAAGCCCTGCGCAAAGACAGTCCAGAATTTTCCATCAGAAAAGTCGCCAAAAGAATAGGCATTCACCATTCCTACCTGAGCAAGATTGAACGCGGAGAACCCGCTTCTCTTTCTGAAAAGAAAATGGTTGCACTTGCCGACGAACTGGGGACCGATCCCGAATTGCTTCTGGCCATGAACGGCAAGATCTCCGAAGAGGTGCGCCGGGCGGTATTCGAAGACCCGGAATGGGTCGTGTCCATCCTCAATCAGATCAAGAACGGTCGCGACGGGAGCTAA
- the cbiM gene encoding cobalt transporter CbiM → MHISEGVLSGPVLLGGAGLAVAGTAIGLKKIDYDQIMTVAILSAAFFIASLVHVPIGPANAHLVLSGLLGVVLGWAAFPSILVALLLQAVLFQFGGLTVLGLNCFTMAAPAVLCCYIFRPMLTRGNGSRFAAAFACGFLAILVSALLTAGALALSGEAFVGVAKVIVAAHLPIMVVEGIITGFAYSFLAKVKPEALAVSSS, encoded by the coding sequence ATGCATATTTCAGAAGGCGTTTTATCCGGACCGGTGCTCCTTGGCGGAGCCGGACTGGCCGTGGCGGGGACTGCCATCGGCCTCAAGAAAATCGATTATGACCAGATCATGACCGTGGCGATTCTGTCCGCCGCGTTTTTCATCGCCTCCCTGGTGCATGTTCCCATAGGTCCGGCCAATGCGCATCTTGTCCTGAGCGGTTTGCTCGGCGTGGTGTTGGGGTGGGCTGCGTTCCCGTCCATTCTGGTGGCCTTGTTGCTACAGGCGGTGCTGTTTCAGTTCGGTGGCTTGACCGTGCTGGGGCTGAACTGTTTTACCATGGCTGCCCCTGCCGTCCTGTGCTGTTACATTTTTCGCCCCATGTTGACCCGCGGTAACGGTAGCCGTTTTGCCGCGGCATTTGCCTGCGGTTTTCTCGCCATATTGGTGAGTGCATTACTTACCGCCGGAGCATTGGCTCTGTCTGGCGAAGCCTTTGTGGGCGTGGCCAAGGTTATAGTCGCTGCCCACCTTCCCATTATGGTCGTCGAAGGAATTATCACTGGATTCGCTTACTCATTTCTCGCCAAAGTCAAACCTGAAGCTCTGGCAGTCTCATCTTCATAG
- the rlmD gene encoding 23S rRNA (uracil(1939)-C(5))-methyltransferase RlmD, producing MSLQKDSVIECTIESLAYGGRGVGRVDGMAVFVAGGLPGDTVTARVIKAKKRFAEAVLEEIVTPSEHRVEPQCPHFGTCGGCTAQDLDYAEQLAQKGSQVENALSRIGGLDNVAMDAPVASPAIWRYRNKMEFAFEQQDGKLCLGLRAIPAKGERLGRVLEMEECHICAVRDLEIMNFVRDFCAESNVVSYHPPTDTGFWRHLVLRHTSIGQVQVHLITTADERKYNLPEELGDALVDRFPEVVSYIHSIRNKRSTIAYGEEMIYRLGHKFVEERLPKGEDNVRYHLAQNTFFQTNTGGASELFSAISEFGEFSGHETILDLYCGAGAIGIYLADEVGHVVGYEINEEAIGKAWASAKLNRINNCEFHNLSLESGIEGVEDLPTPDAIIVDPPRSGMQEKTAKSILRLAPKKIIAVSCDPSTLARDVKRLSGKYEVKRVRAVDMFPHTHHIETVALLVKK from the coding sequence ATGTCCCTTCAAAAAGATAGCGTAATTGAATGTACCATCGAATCTCTGGCCTATGGCGGCCGCGGCGTTGGTCGCGTTGACGGCATGGCCGTGTTCGTGGCCGGCGGACTGCCCGGCGACACTGTCACCGCCCGCGTGATCAAAGCCAAAAAACGCTTTGCCGAAGCCGTGCTCGAGGAGATCGTAACCCCCTCCGAGCATCGCGTTGAGCCCCAGTGCCCCCACTTCGGCACTTGTGGTGGCTGCACTGCACAGGATCTGGATTACGCCGAACAGCTTGCCCAGAAAGGCAGCCAGGTTGAAAACGCCCTGTCCCGCATCGGCGGACTGGACAATGTGGCAATGGATGCCCCGGTGGCCTCCCCTGCCATCTGGCGTTACCGCAACAAGATGGAATTCGCCTTTGAGCAGCAGGATGGCAAGCTCTGCCTCGGCCTGCGCGCCATCCCGGCAAAGGGCGAGCGCCTCGGCCGCGTCCTTGAGATGGAAGAGTGCCACATCTGCGCGGTCCGCGACCTCGAGATCATGAACTTTGTGCGCGACTTCTGCGCCGAGTCCAACGTAGTCTCCTATCATCCGCCCACCGACACCGGCTTCTGGCGTCACCTCGTGCTGCGCCACACCTCCATCGGTCAGGTGCAGGTGCATCTCATCACCACCGCGGATGAGCGCAAATACAACCTCCCCGAAGAACTGGGCGATGCTCTTGTCGACCGCTTCCCGGAGGTCGTTTCTTATATCCACTCCATCCGCAACAAGCGCTCCACTATTGCCTACGGCGAAGAGATGATCTACCGCCTCGGCCACAAGTTCGTGGAAGAGCGCCTGCCCAAGGGTGAAGACAACGTACGGTACCATCTCGCACAGAACACCTTTTTCCAGACCAATACCGGCGGCGCATCTGAGCTCTTCTCCGCCATCTCCGAGTTCGGCGAATTCTCCGGCCATGAGACCATCCTCGACTTGTACTGCGGCGCAGGCGCCATCGGCATCTACCTCGCCGATGAAGTCGGCCATGTCGTCGGTTACGAGATCAACGAAGAAGCCATCGGCAAGGCATGGGCCAGCGCCAAGCTGAACCGCATCAACAACTGCGAGTTCCACAACTTGTCCCTCGAGTCAGGTATCGAAGGCGTGGAAGACCTGCCCACCCCTGACGCCATCATCGTGGACCCGCCCCGTTCCGGCATGCAGGAGAAGACTGCCAAGTCCATCCTCCGCCTTGCCCCGAAGAAGATCATCGCCGTGTCCTGTGATCCTTCTACCCTTGCCCGCGACGTCAAACGACTGTCCGGCAAATACGAGGTAAAACGTGTCCGCGCGGTGGACATGTTCCCCCACACGCACCACATCGAGACTGTGGCGCTGCTGGTCAAGAAATAG
- a CDS encoding HD domain-containing phosphohydrolase, whose amino-acid sequence MSSKHDIPDGLNEEYYQISQSILGSFNKYRPPLNIFSFKEDVARVMPYYKVGGRLTNEQIEQLAELTDQGLIFVSRADHPVYVKHISYQLDLVLVDKNLKEKEIADIFAQALTRRLAEFFDQPVPAVFDKLWVDLMVLTEYLYQDIRRSRALVRRLHTEHSLENHSLNCGFLGIGLWSKIKDKGFSEGVKRKTFDRVVAGLFLHDMGMAKVPAFIRDKTKPLTGDERTKVNTHTKTGFEMLNKLNLRYPEVEQCVTEHHERINGTGYPMKSVKQEFAGRLCGIADSFCAMITKRPYAEAKTMMQAAQELAGDARYDREMTKALQSFLVMDMKMKP is encoded by the coding sequence ATGAGTTCCAAACACGATATTCCAGACGGGCTGAACGAAGAGTATTACCAGATAAGCCAGAGCATCCTCGGTAGTTTCAACAAGTACCGTCCTCCGCTGAATATTTTCAGCTTCAAGGAGGACGTGGCGCGAGTCATGCCGTACTACAAGGTCGGTGGTAGACTGACCAATGAACAGATCGAGCAGCTCGCAGAGTTGACTGATCAGGGGCTTATTTTCGTCTCCCGTGCAGATCATCCGGTCTACGTCAAGCATATCAGTTACCAGCTTGACCTGGTGCTCGTGGACAAGAACCTCAAGGAAAAAGAGATCGCCGATATCTTTGCCCAAGCCCTCACCCGACGACTGGCCGAGTTCTTTGACCAGCCCGTTCCCGCGGTGTTCGACAAGCTTTGGGTGGATTTGATGGTGCTCACCGAATACCTCTATCAGGATATCCGTCGCTCACGCGCCCTTGTTCGTCGACTGCATACTGAGCATTCCCTGGAGAATCACAGTCTCAACTGTGGCTTCCTCGGTATCGGGCTCTGGTCCAAGATCAAGGATAAGGGGTTTTCTGAAGGTGTTAAACGCAAGACCTTTGATCGCGTCGTAGCTGGCCTCTTTCTGCATGACATGGGCATGGCAAAGGTGCCTGCCTTCATTCGGGACAAGACCAAACCGCTGACCGGTGATGAGCGAACCAAAGTCAACACCCACACCAAGACAGGGTTTGAAATGCTCAACAAGCTCAACCTGCGCTACCCCGAAGTGGAGCAGTGCGTGACCGAGCATCATGAGCGCATCAACGGCACCGGCTATCCCATGAAATCCGTCAAGCAGGAGTTTGCAGGCCGTCTGTGCGGCATCGCTGATTCCTTCTGCGCCATGATCACCAAGCGTCCTTACGCTGAAGCCAAGACCATGATGCAGGCTGCTCAGGAGTTGGCCGGTGATGCTCGCTATGATCGTGAAATGACCAAGGCGCTTCAGTCCTTCCTGGTGATGGATATGAAGATGAAGCCGTAA
- a CDS encoding acetyltransferase: MRLSDASQNDYSEILEVWEASVRATHDFVSEADIAFYKPLILNEYLDAVALKCAIDDSGNIVGFIGVAEGNVEMLFIAPQNRGTGVGKSLLMHGIDVMKASKVDVNEQNPDAVGFYKHMGFKQVGRSETDGMGKPYPILHMELA; encoded by the coding sequence GTGCGACTGTCAGACGCCAGCCAAAACGACTACTCAGAGATCCTCGAAGTATGGGAAGCCTCTGTTCGTGCCACGCATGATTTCGTTTCCGAGGCGGATATTGCTTTCTACAAACCGCTCATCCTGAATGAATATCTGGATGCAGTGGCCCTCAAATGCGCAATCGATGACTCCGGTAACATTGTCGGGTTCATAGGTGTGGCAGAAGGAAATGTGGAAATGCTCTTCATCGCGCCCCAAAACCGTGGCACCGGAGTCGGCAAGAGTCTACTCATGCATGGAATCGACGTCATGAAAGCCAGCAAGGTCGATGTGAATGAACAAAACCCCGATGCGGTAGGCTTTTATAAGCACATGGGGTTCAAACAGGTCGGCCGATCAGAAACCGACGGCATGGGGAAACCTTACCCCATCCTTCATATGGAATTAGCCTAA
- a CDS encoding Rrf2 family transcriptional regulator, with protein sequence MRLTTRSRYGTRMAVDIAQHCNNGLVRIQDIAERQGVSVKYLEKLIRKLKDAGFIKSKRGPRGGHALALPASEIPMGEVVRVLEGDDSLVDCRNGNEHCDRIEVCLTRRLWAEAAEAMYDRLNSFSLADMLEDAEKCSSKDVSTMLMD encoded by the coding sequence ATGAGACTGACGACACGTAGCCGTTACGGCACAAGAATGGCGGTTGATATCGCCCAGCACTGCAACAATGGGTTGGTCCGTATTCAGGACATCGCAGAGCGCCAAGGCGTTTCCGTGAAGTATCTGGAGAAGCTTATCCGCAAACTCAAAGACGCAGGCTTCATCAAATCCAAACGCGGCCCCCGTGGTGGTCACGCGTTGGCGCTTCCGGCTTCTGAAATACCTATGGGTGAGGTCGTGCGCGTCCTCGAAGGTGATGATTCCCTGGTGGATTGTCGCAATGGCAACGAGCACTGCGATCGCATTGAAGTTTGTCTGACTCGTCGCCTGTGGGCTGAGGCCGCTGAAGCCATGTATGATCGCCTCAACAGTTTCTCGCTGGCCGACATGCTGGAGGATGCAGAGAAGTGCTCTTCCAAGGATGTGTCGACCATGTTGATGGACTAA
- the pyk gene encoding pyruvate kinase: protein MDRHIKIIATLGPGTGTYEGVKELVESGAKIFRLNFSHGGREFFEEMVAIIRRLEKETGLTLTVLQDLSGPKIRTCDVGLGAIEVNKGTEVLLGTPDKFEKIDEPFICLDIPELFHGVKEGDPVALSDGMIRFNVVKIEEENLIRLKATNSGMCPPRKGITFPGTKTPLAPLTEKDKKDLATGMELGVDVVAMSFVQKPEDICNLRAEMIQYGRRVPIIAKLERTAALEVLDEIIDEADGLMVARGDLGLELDLAELPVAQKRIIKACNLAGKPVIVATQMLLSMCNSPMATRAETTDVANAILDGADCVMLSEETAIGNYPGDTVRFMRKIAYEIEAFMFESGLAKGISDGERDHPSTFLAHAAAMLAGKTDAKAIVCHSTSGATSRILSSCRPAQSVYALSSDSTVRHFTNLSWGVIPAEPLDVIDDHQERAEVFVRQSPAFKEGDIVIVTAGQPERGKSVTQTNVVKLYEKLAKEVS from the coding sequence ATGGACAGGCACATAAAAATTATTGCGACGTTGGGACCGGGAACCGGCACGTACGAAGGCGTCAAGGAACTGGTTGAGTCGGGTGCGAAGATCTTTCGCCTCAACTTTTCTCACGGCGGACGCGAGTTCTTTGAGGAGATGGTCGCCATCATTCGACGCTTGGAGAAAGAGACCGGCCTGACCCTGACAGTACTGCAGGACCTCTCTGGTCCGAAGATCCGTACCTGTGATGTCGGCCTTGGTGCTATCGAGGTCAACAAAGGCACCGAAGTGCTGCTGGGTACACCCGACAAATTCGAGAAGATCGATGAGCCGTTCATCTGTCTGGATATCCCCGAGCTGTTCCATGGCGTGAAGGAAGGGGACCCCGTAGCCTTGTCAGACGGCATGATCCGCTTCAACGTGGTCAAGATCGAGGAAGAGAACCTTATTCGCCTCAAGGCCACCAACTCCGGCATGTGCCCGCCGCGCAAGGGTATCACCTTCCCCGGTACCAAGACGCCGCTGGCTCCCTTGACCGAAAAGGACAAGAAGGACCTCGCCACCGGCATGGAGTTGGGTGTGGACGTGGTTGCCATGAGCTTCGTGCAGAAGCCCGAAGACATTTGCAACCTGCGCGCCGAAATGATCCAGTATGGGCGTCGAGTGCCCATTATCGCCAAGCTGGAGCGTACTGCCGCTCTGGAGGTTCTGGACGAAATTATTGACGAGGCCGACGGCCTCATGGTCGCACGCGGCGATCTCGGACTGGAGCTCGATCTGGCCGAATTGCCCGTGGCCCAGAAGCGCATCATCAAGGCGTGCAACCTCGCGGGCAAGCCTGTCATCGTGGCCACCCAGATGTTGCTCTCCATGTGCAACTCGCCCATGGCAACCCGCGCCGAGACCACAGACGTGGCTAACGCCATTCTCGACGGCGCTGACTGCGTGATGCTGTCTGAAGAGACCGCCATCGGTAACTACCCCGGCGACACGGTCAGGTTCATGCGCAAGATCGCCTACGAGATCGAAGCCTTCATGTTTGAGTCCGGCCTTGCCAAGGGCATCAGCGATGGTGAAAGGGATCATCCCTCCACCTTCCTGGCCCACGCCGCCGCCATGCTGGCTGGCAAGACCGACGCCAAGGCAATCGTCTGTCACTCCACGTCCGGAGCGACTTCGCGCATCCTTTCTTCCTGTCGTCCGGCGCAATCTGTCTATGCATTAAGTTCGGATTCCACTGTACGGCACTTCACAAATCTGTCATGGGGAGTTATTCCGGCGGAACCGTTGGATGTTATCGATGACCATCAGGAGCGTGCCGAAGTGTTCGTTCGCCAGTCTCCCGCCTTCAAGGAAGGAGATATTGTCATCGTCACCGCAGGCCAGCCTGAGAGGGGTAAGTCTGTTACGCAGACGAATGTGGTCAAGCTGTATGAAAAGTTAGCCAAAGAAGTGAGTTGA